CGTCCTGCAACAGCGGGAGGAGCGCGCTGCCGATGTAGCCACAGCCGCCGGTGACGAGTACGTGCATCTTACTCGTCGGGTTCGAGCACGCCCGGCAGGAACCGGTCCTCGTGGGACTCGATGCGGCCCTCGTAGTCCGTCAGCGTCTCGAAGACGTCCTCGATTCCCTCCCGGAAGGTGACGTCCTGTCCGTCAATGAGATCGAGATAGCGGTCGTTCTCGATCTCCATCTGGTGGGTCTCGTCCTCGTCGCGCGGGTTCTCGAAGTGCTCGACCTCGACGTCGAAGTCGTGTTCGCGGGCGACCTCCGCGATAGTCTCGCCGACCTCGACGATGGAGATGGGTCGCGTGACCTGATTGTAGACGACGTGGTCGTCCTCGCGCTCGTCGGGGTCCATTACTCCAAGACGCGCGAGCCCCTCGACGGCGTCCTCAAGGCTGCCGAACGGCTTGCGCTGCTCGCCCTTGCCGTAGATCGTGACGGGATAGCCCGCGACGGCCTGGGCAGCAAAGCGGTGGGCGACGACGCCGAAGTAGTAATCGAAGTCGAAGCGGGTCTTCAGCCGGGGGTCCTGTCGGGTCTCCTCGACCTCGGTCCCGTAGATGATCGAGGTCCGGACGTCGCTGATCGGGATGTCGAACTGCGAGTTGGCCAGCCGGAGGTTCGCGGCGTCGTGGCTCTTCGTGAGGTGGTACCACGAGCCGGCCATCGCCGGGAACGGGACCTCGTCGCGCTCGCCCTGGTTCTCCATGGTCGCGCCGCCCTCGGGGATGGGGAACTCTGGGGCACCGTAGACGCCCGTCGTGGTCGTCTCGATGAAGTGCGTGTCGGTCATGTCCTGTTCTTCGAGCCCCCACAGCAGGTTGCGCGTCGCCTGCATGTTGTTGTGCTGGGTGTAGTTGGCCCGCTCGCCGTTGATCTGGCTGTAGGGCGCGGAGGGCTGGGCGGCGGCGTGGACGATCGCCTCGGGTTCGTGAACCGCGAGCAACTGGTCGACGAAGGACTTCTCGGTGAGATCACCCTCGACGAAGGAGAGGTTGCTCAGCCCGAGGACCTCCTCGGCCGCGTCGAGGCGCTCGTCGATCGAGGCGATCGGCACGGCGCTGACCGACCCGATCTCCTCGACCCACTCCCGTCGGGCGAAGTTGTCCACGAGGACGACGCGGTCGTCGGTTCGGTCCGCAATACGCAGGGCGGCCGGCCACCCGAGGTAGCCGTCGCCGCCGGTGACGATGATCGACATGAGTGTTACTCAATTTCTGAGTAACGGATATAAATCTTCTCATCCCGAAGTATCAAGCCCGTCACGGCCCTGTCCCCGTCCATGGACGTGTACAACGTCACGGCCGACGCGGAGACGTTCACCGCCAACGCGTATCTGGCCGTCGGCGAGCAAACGACGCTGGTCGACGCGGGCGCGATGGAGGGTGTCGTCGACGTCGTCGCTTCCCACGTGGACGACCTCGACGCCGTCGTTCTCACCCATCAGCACGGCGATCACGTCGCCGAACTCGACGCCGTCGTCGAGGCGTTCGAGCCCGATGTCTACGCCTACGCCGACCACCCGCTCCGGACGCATGCGATCGCGGACGGGGACACCGTAGCCGTCGGCGACGAGGACTGCGAGGTGATCTACACGCCGGGTCACGCCGACGATCACGTCTCGCTGGTCGGCCCGGCCTCGCTGTTCAGCGGCGACCTGGTCGTCCACGACGACGGGGCCTTCGAGTACGGGAGTTTCGGCCGGACCGACCGGCCCGGCCAGTCCCGCGAACGCCTGATCGAAAGCATCCGTCACCTGCTGGATCGGCTCCCCGAAAGCGTCGAGCACATGTACGCCGGCCACGGGTCGGTCTTTCACGGCGACGTCCGCGACGTCGTCGAGACCGCGCTCGAACGGGCCGAGAAACGCGAGCCGAAATATCCCGACTGAGAATCGGGGCCCAACGCTCAAGTCGATACACGCGAATCGTCGAACAACTGGGAGATGCCGTCGGTCCTCGCGGATTTCACTGGCCGGTTCAGCGTCGCCGGGTCCGACCGTGACGGCCCCGTCGAGGGGCGGATCCTCCTCGGCGAGGAGCAGTTGATACTGGCGGCGAGCGAAACCGACCGGCAGACGATCCCGCTGACCGAGGTCTTCGACGTCGCGAGCGGCAACGAGGCCGCGCTGATCGATCCGATGGCGGGGACGCCGCTGACGGTCGCCTACCGGAACGGTTCGAGCCGGACGACCGCCGTCGTGGCCGGCGAGGAAGCGACCATCGAGAAGTTCACCACGGTGCTGTTCAAGGCACTGCTCAACGGGACCGCAGTGCAGGTCAAACACCCCGCGAAAGTCGGGGGTCGCGTCCTCGAGACGGCGTTCGCCGGCGGCCTCCTCTCGCTGCGGTCCGGCGGCGTCGTCTTCGACACCGAGGACGGGCCGATCACGGTCCCGCTCTCGTCGATCGTCGATTTCGACCGCAGGGAGGAGTCCGTCGGCGGTCACAGGCGGCCGGTCGTGGCCGTCGCCCACGTCGACAGCGGGCAGGCGCTGACGACCGTCGCCGCGACCGAGACCTCGCGGGAACTGTCGCTGCTCGGGCGGTATCTCCGACGGACCTACGAGGACGTGCTGGCGTCGCTGCGGGACCTCTCGCTGAGCGAACGCGAGACCGAGACGCTCGCCGCACTGTACTCGACCGGCGACGCAGACGTCTCGCTGTCGAGCGTCGTCGATGCCGACGCCCGGACCGTCAAACGCATTCTGCACGCGCTCCACGAGAAGGAGCTCGTTGAGTCGGGCGAACACAATCCCATCCTGACCGCCAAGGGGCAGATCGTCGTCAACCAGTACCTCGAACGCGTCAACGAATGACATCCTCCTCGGCGTAAACGCCGAGGTTTCCACGCGCTTGGGGCCGGCAAGCCGACACCAACGGTGGCAAGATTCCCTTTGCAGGTACTCCGGTTTGCACGCAAGCCGTCAGTCCCGCGAGGGAGTGGTGTGCTTGAGTATCTGCTTGGCCCGTGCGGGCGGTGCCATCCGCCTGACTGCGCCTCGCGGCGGAGTCTGACTCGGGCAGGCTCGCGTTTTTGATGACGGGTGAACGCCAAACCACACCCACTTTTCCCGAGTAACTACTGGTGTTTCCGGCCCCAACGGGTTTCAGTTTTTCGCTGGTTGCCCGGAGTGGACGCGCTTCACGCCCGCCCTGTTCGGCGCTCGGTTCCGACAACAGAGTGTCGGAACACTCTCGCCTCACGGGAAGGCCGGGACTCTCGCGCTGTTACAGGTAGGGACTGGCCGGGCCATCGCTCGCGACCGCGTGTGGCCGACAACGGGCCCCGCTACCACCCGCTGGATTTAACCGCTGTCTCCGAGAAACGCCGTCAATGTCGGCTTCCGAGGAGTTCGCCTCCATCTACCGGGAGGCGCTGCCGGTCCTGCTGATCTCGCTGGTCGGGGGCCTGTTCTCCGGGCTCGTACTCGAGATCGTCATTTCGCAGGCCGACACCTTCCCGGGGCTTCTCGTGGCAGTGCCGGTCTTTCTCGCGACGCGGGGCAACGTCTACGGCGCGCTGGGCGGTCGGATCGCCAGCGGCCTCCATCAGGGGTTGATCGAACCGCGGTTTCAGCGCGACGAGCGGCTGCTCAACGCCGTCCTCGCCTCGTTCACCATCGCGATCAGCATGTCGATCGTGATCGCGACCCTCTCGTGGGCGGCGCTCGCGCTGCTGGGCTGGGAGTCGGCCTCGCTTCCGGAGTTCGTCGCGATCCTGCTCGTCGCCGGCGTGCTCACGTCGGTCGTGCTGATCCTCGGATTGCTGGTCGTGATCTTCGCCGGGTACAAGCGTGGGTACGACCCCGACAACCTCGTCGGGCCGATCGTGACGACGCTGGGCGACGTCTTCGGGATGTCGTTTCTACTCCTGGCGACGATCCTCGTGGAGGCGATCGGTTGATGATGATCGGATCGAACGAGTCGCTGGGCTCCTGGCAGGCGAACCGGATCGTTCGACACATGGCTCCGCTGTTGATCGCGCTCTCGATGATCGTCCTCATCGCGGGGGTCACGCTCGAGGACGCCCGGGGACTGCTCGCGGAGTACGGCATCCTGGCGGTCATGGTCCCGACGATGATCGCCGCCGGGGGGAACCTCGGAGCGATCCTGAGCGCGCGCCTCTCGACGCGGCTGCACCTCGGGCTGGCGGACCTGCGAGTCCGCGACCGGACGCTGTGGGCGAACGTGGCGGCGATCTACGCGCTCGGGCTGACACTCTTCGTCGCGCTCGCGGTGGGTGCCTACACGATCTCACGACTGACCGGCGATCCGGCCGTCACGCTGTTCGAACTACTGACGATCGCGCTGGGCAGCGGGCTCGCCATCGTCTCGATCGCCGTCGTGGCCAGCATTACGGCGACGTGGGCCTCCTACCGGCTGGGAGTCGATCCCGACGACGTCACCATCCCGGTCGTCACGAACGTCGTCGACGTGCTGGGCATGCTCGTGTTCGTCGCCGTGTCGTCCGCCGTGCTCGGGTTCTGAGAGTTGCAAGTTCGGGGGCTCAGTTATACTCCCGCCACCGATGGCCACACTCCTGGCATTTGAAAAACCGCGTCGGCGGCTCGTCGGCCGACCCGGTCTGTTTGATCGTGTACCAGGCTTTCGTGTGGCCACACTCCTCACAGACGACGTCGTCGGCGGTGGGCTTGCCCTCGAAGTTCGCGCCCTCTTCGGTCTCGATGACGTCGTCGGTGCTCTGAGATTCCGTCGAGACGAACTGTTCGGCCGCGGCCTCGTCGCGCGGCTGCTCGTGCCCGCAGGATGAACAGACCATCACGTCGCCGTCGGCGTGCATCATCGAACCGCACTGCTCGCAGAACTGCATCCTTGCGAGGAATTGGCGCCGAGAGGATGTTAAGTGCTACTGCTCGAAGCCGCCCTGTTCCAGCCGTTCGCGCTCCTCGACGATCGGACAGTCGACGACGCGGACGGTGTCCACGTCCGGGAACGACAGGATCTCGGTCCCCTCGTGCGTGCAGGCGATCTCCGGCGGTTCGGTGAAGTGCCGACATCCCTCACAGAAGCGGTGCTTGTCG
This window of the Halapricum desulfuricans genome carries:
- a CDS encoding CheF family chemotaxis protein — translated: MPSVLADFTGRFSVAGSDRDGPVEGRILLGEEQLILAASETDRQTIPLTEVFDVASGNEAALIDPMAGTPLTVAYRNGSSRTTAVVAGEEATIEKFTTVLFKALLNGTAVQVKHPAKVGGRVLETAFAGGLLSLRSGGVVFDTEDGPITVPLSSIVDFDRREESVGGHRRPVVAVAHVDSGQALTTVAATETSRELSLLGRYLRRTYEDVLASLRDLSLSERETETLAALYSTGDADVSLSSVVDADARTVKRILHALHEKELVESGEHNPILTAKGQIVVNQYLERVNE
- a CDS encoding transcription factor S, translated to MQFCEQCGSMMHADGDVMVCSSCGHEQPRDEAAAEQFVSTESQSTDDVIETEEGANFEGKPTADDVVCEECGHTKAWYTIKQTGSADEPPTRFFKCQECGHRWREYN
- a CDS encoding magnesium transporter, which gives rise to MSASEEFASIYREALPVLLISLVGGLFSGLVLEIVISQADTFPGLLVAVPVFLATRGNVYGALGGRIASGLHQGLIEPRFQRDERLLNAVLASFTIAISMSIVIATLSWAALALLGWESASLPEFVAILLVAGVLTSVVLILGLLVVIFAGYKRGYDPDNLVGPIVTTLGDVFGMSFLLLATILVEAIG
- a CDS encoding MBL fold metallo-hydrolase, whose translation is MDVYNVTADAETFTANAYLAVGEQTTLVDAGAMEGVVDVVASHVDDLDAVVLTHQHGDHVAELDAVVEAFEPDVYAYADHPLRTHAIADGDTVAVGDEDCEVIYTPGHADDHVSLVGPASLFSGDLVVHDDGAFEYGSFGRTDRPGQSRERLIESIRHLLDRLPESVEHMYAGHGSVFHGDVRDVVETALERAEKREPKYPD
- a CDS encoding NAD-dependent epimerase/dehydratase family protein, which gives rise to MSIIVTGGDGYLGWPAALRIADRTDDRVVLVDNFARREWVEEIGSVSAVPIASIDERLDAAEEVLGLSNLSFVEGDLTEKSFVDQLLAVHEPEAIVHAAAQPSAPYSQINGERANYTQHNNMQATRNLLWGLEEQDMTDTHFIETTTTGVYGAPEFPIPEGGATMENQGERDEVPFPAMAGSWYHLTKSHDAANLRLANSQFDIPISDVRTSIIYGTEVEETRQDPRLKTRFDFDYYFGVVAHRFAAQAVAGYPVTIYGKGEQRKPFGSLEDAVEGLARLGVMDPDEREDDHVVYNQVTRPISIVEVGETIAEVAREHDFDVEVEHFENPRDEDETHQMEIENDRYLDLIDGQDVTFREGIEDVFETLTDYEGRIESHEDRFLPGVLEPDE
- a CDS encoding magnesium transporter; this translates as MIGSNESLGSWQANRIVRHMAPLLIALSMIVLIAGVTLEDARGLLAEYGILAVMVPTMIAAGGNLGAILSARLSTRLHLGLADLRVRDRTLWANVAAIYALGLTLFVALAVGAYTISRLTGDPAVTLFELLTIALGSGLAIVSIAVVASITATWASYRLGVDPDDVTIPVVTNVVDVLGMLVFVAVSSAVLGF